A stretch of Mesoplodon densirostris isolate mMesDen1 chromosome 7, mMesDen1 primary haplotype, whole genome shotgun sequence DNA encodes these proteins:
- the APOA4 gene encoding apolipoprotein A-IV isoform X2, which yields MFLKAVVLSLALVAVTGAQAEVNADQVATVIWDYFSQLSNNAKKAVEHLQKSELTQQLNTLFQDKLGEVNTYTDDLQKKLVPFAMELHERLTEDSEKLKEEIRKELEELRARLLPHASEVSQQIGANMRQLRQRLEPYAEELRAQVNAQTQQLQRQLTPYAQRMEAVLRQNMDNLQASLAPYADELKAKIDKNVEELKARLTPYADELKAKIDQNVEELRLSLAPYAQDVQGKLSHQLEGLSFQMKKHAEELKAKISGSAEELRQKLVPVAESVRGNLKGNAPELQKSLAELSSHLDQQVEKFRHTVGSYGETFNRAMVQQVEGLRQKLGPLAGDVEHHLSFLEKDLRDKVNTFFNTLKEEEIQAPALTAQEQMPAPLEG from the exons GGCGGAGGTCAATGCCGACCAGGTGGCCACTGTGATTTGGGACTACTTCAGCCAGCTGAGCAACAATGCCAAGAAGGCTGTGGAACATCTCCAGAAGTCTGAGCTCACCCAGCAGCTCAA CACCCTCTTCCAAGACAAACTTGGGGAAGTGAACACCTACACGGATGACCTGCAGAAGAAGCTGGTGCCCTTTGCCATGGAGCTGCACGAACGCCTGACCGAAGACTCAGAGAAGCTGAAGGAGGAGATCCGGAAAGAGCTGGAGGAGCTGCGGGCCCGGCTGCTGCCCCACGCCAGCGAGGTGAGCCAGCAGATCGGGGCCAACATGCGCCAGCTGCGACAGCGCCTGGAGCCCTACGCGGAGGAGCTGCGCGCGCAGGTCAACGCCCAGACCCAGCAGCTGCAGCGCCAGTTGACGCCGTACGCCCAGCGCATGGAGGCGGTGCTGAGGCAGAACATGGACAACCTGCAGGCCTCGCTGGCGCCCTACGCTGACGAGCTCAAGGCCAAGATCGACAAGAACGTGGAGGAGCTCAAGGCGCGCCTCACGCCCTACGCCGACGAGCTCAAGGCCAAGATCGACCAGAACGTGGAGGAGCTGCGCCTCAGCCTGGCCCCCTACGCGCAGGACGTCCAGGGGAAGCTCAGCCACCAGCTCGAGGGCCTGTCCTTCCAGATGAAGAAGCACGCCGAGGAGCTGAAGGCCAAGATCTCGGGCAGCGCGGAGGAGCTGCGGCAGAAGCTGGTGCCCGTGGCCGAGAGCGTGCGCGGCAATCTGAAGGGCAACGCCCCGGAGCTGCAGAAGTCGCTGGCCGAGCTGAGCAGCCACCTGGACCAGCAGGTGGAGAAATTCCGCCACACCGTGGGGTCCTACGGCGAGACCTTCAACAGAGCTATGGTGCAGCAGGTGGAGGGGCTCAGGCAGAAGCTGGGCCCCCTGGCGGGGGATGTGGAACACCACCTGAGCTTCCTGGAGAAGGACCTGCGGGACAAAGTCAACACCTTCTTCAACACCCTCAAGGAGGAAGAGATCCAG GCCCCCGCCCTCACCGCCCAGGAGCAGATGCCGGCC
- the APOA4 gene encoding apolipoprotein A-IV isoform X1 encodes MFLKAVVLSLALVAVTGAQAEVNADQVATVIWDYFSQLSNNAKKAVEHLQKSELTQQLNTLFQDKLGEVNTYTDDLQKKLVPFAMELHERLTEDSEKLKEEIRKELEELRARLLPHASEVSQQIGANMRQLRQRLEPYAEELRAQVNAQTQQLQRQLTPYAQRMEAVLRQNMDNLQASLAPYADELKAKIDKNVEELKARLTPYADELKAKIDQNVEELRLSLAPYAQDVQGKLSHQLEGLSFQMKKHAEELKAKISGSAEELRQKLVPVAESVRGNLKGNAPELQKSLAELSSHLDQQVEKFRHTVGSYGETFNRAMVQQVEGLRQKLGPLAGDVEHHLSFLEKDLRDKVNTFFNTLKEEEIQIQAPALTAQEQMPAPLEG; translated from the exons GGCGGAGGTCAATGCCGACCAGGTGGCCACTGTGATTTGGGACTACTTCAGCCAGCTGAGCAACAATGCCAAGAAGGCTGTGGAACATCTCCAGAAGTCTGAGCTCACCCAGCAGCTCAA CACCCTCTTCCAAGACAAACTTGGGGAAGTGAACACCTACACGGATGACCTGCAGAAGAAGCTGGTGCCCTTTGCCATGGAGCTGCACGAACGCCTGACCGAAGACTCAGAGAAGCTGAAGGAGGAGATCCGGAAAGAGCTGGAGGAGCTGCGGGCCCGGCTGCTGCCCCACGCCAGCGAGGTGAGCCAGCAGATCGGGGCCAACATGCGCCAGCTGCGACAGCGCCTGGAGCCCTACGCGGAGGAGCTGCGCGCGCAGGTCAACGCCCAGACCCAGCAGCTGCAGCGCCAGTTGACGCCGTACGCCCAGCGCATGGAGGCGGTGCTGAGGCAGAACATGGACAACCTGCAGGCCTCGCTGGCGCCCTACGCTGACGAGCTCAAGGCCAAGATCGACAAGAACGTGGAGGAGCTCAAGGCGCGCCTCACGCCCTACGCCGACGAGCTCAAGGCCAAGATCGACCAGAACGTGGAGGAGCTGCGCCTCAGCCTGGCCCCCTACGCGCAGGACGTCCAGGGGAAGCTCAGCCACCAGCTCGAGGGCCTGTCCTTCCAGATGAAGAAGCACGCCGAGGAGCTGAAGGCCAAGATCTCGGGCAGCGCGGAGGAGCTGCGGCAGAAGCTGGTGCCCGTGGCCGAGAGCGTGCGCGGCAATCTGAAGGGCAACGCCCCGGAGCTGCAGAAGTCGCTGGCCGAGCTGAGCAGCCACCTGGACCAGCAGGTGGAGAAATTCCGCCACACCGTGGGGTCCTACGGCGAGACCTTCAACAGAGCTATGGTGCAGCAGGTGGAGGGGCTCAGGCAGAAGCTGGGCCCCCTGGCGGGGGATGTGGAACACCACCTGAGCTTCCTGGAGAAGGACCTGCGGGACAAAGTCAACACCTTCTTCAACACCCTCAAGGAGGAAGAGATCCAG ATCCAGGCCCCCGCCCTCACCGCCCAGGAGCAGATGCCGGCC